The Deltaproteobacteria bacterium genome contains the following window.
TCCTAAACCCATTGGCAATGGACTTTCGCTTTGCTCCTCCTTGGCTCGGTGCTCTCGGTGTGCTCTGTGGTGAATCCGTTCATATCGCTTCACGGACATACTCGCCGCGAACTCGGTAGACACCGATGCGTTGCGCGCGATTGAAGCGGCGCAAGTTCCACCAGTTCATCAGCGCGACGCTGGCTAACAGCAGCGCAATCAACGCTCCACCGGGCGCGGCTCGCCGCACCGCGACCGTCGCGACAGCGGCCGCAACGAACGTCAGCACGCCGAAGGCCGCCTCGAACAGCCTTGGGTGCGTGAGAATGAAGCGCAGCGCCAGCACGTCACGCAGCACGATCACCGTGCGGCTGATGCCGTAGTGCGACACGCCGTGCTGACGGCGTCGATCGTTCACCGGCACCTCCGCAACCTCGTGCGCGCGCACGCCGAGAATCGCGGGCAGAAAACGGTGCAAGCCGGACGGCAGATGGAGGTCGCCCAACACCTCACGGTCGTACGCTTTCAAGCCACACCCGTTGTCGTGCACCGGCAGGCGCGTCACCGCCGCGATCAATCTATTGGCAATCATGGACGGCAGCACGCGCAGCAGCGTGCTCTCCTGGCGCTGCTGGCGCCAGCCGGTGACGACTCGCACTTCACCGTGCAGCGCGGCGAGCAAGCGCGGGATGTCGTGGGGATCATTCTGCCCGTCGCCATCAAGGGTAACGACGCGGTCGCCACGGGCCGCGTGGAAGCCCGCCGACAGCGCGGCCGCTTCGCCGAAGTTGCCGTCGAGATCGAGGACGCGCAGGCGCGGCTTCTCGGCATTCAATGCACACAACTCGGCGCGCAACTCAGTGAGCGTGCCGTCGCGGCTGCCGTCGTTGACGAAGATGATCTCGAAGTCGGAGGTCATCGCACTCACCACTGCGCAAATTTCGCGACACAGCAGTCCCGCATTGCCTGCCTCGTTGAACACCGGCACCACCACCGACAACGCCGGCAACGCCAAATGACCCGCGCTCATCGGCGGAAGAACGCCACCACCGCGTCAGCCACCCGCTCGACTTCGGCGTCGGTGAGATCGGGAAACACCGGCAACGACAGAATCTCGCCCGCGAGTTGCTCCGCGCGGGGTAGCGCCGGCCCTTCGCCGTAGGCGCGCAGCCACGCCACCTGGCGGTGCAACGGCACCGGATAGTGAATGCCGGTCTCGATCTGCGCGCGCTTCAAATGCGCGGCAAGCGCGTCGCGCTGCGGCGTGCGGATCACGTACTGGTGGTAGACGTGCACTTCGCCCGGCCGCTCTACCGGAACACCGACGCCCAACGGCGCAAACCGTTCGCTGTAAAACGCCGCGATGGCGCGCCGGCGTTGATTGCGCGTGTCGAGATGGCGCAGTTTCACCCGCAACACGGCGGCCTGCGCCTCGTCGAGCCGGTAGTTGCCGCCATAGATGACGTGATGATTCTTCCGTTCCTGGCCGTGGGTCTGCAGCAGACGCAGGCGCGTGACGATCGCATCGTCCGCGGTGGTCACGAACCCCGCATCGCCGTATGCGCCGAGGTTCTTCACCACGCCGGCGCTGAAGCAGCCGACGGCGCCGAAGCTGCCGACGCGCCGCCCGTCGCGCGCGGCACCGTGCGCGTGCGATCCGTCCTCGATCACCGCGATGCCGCGCACCCGGGCCAGATCCAGCAATGGCTGCAAGCGCAGCGGCGCGCCGTAGAGGTGAATCGCCATCACCGCGCGTGTCCGCGGCGTCAGCGCGCGCGCGACCTGCTCGACATCGGGTCCGTAACCGTCGGCTTCCACGTCCACCACGACCGGCTGCGCGCCGGTGAATCGGATCGCTTCGACCGCGGCGATGAACCCGTTGGCGTGGACGATGACTTCGTCGCCGGCGCCGATCCCCAACGCCGCGACACCAAGGGCGAGAGCTTCGGTACCCGACGAAGTTCCCACCGCGTGCGGCACGCCAACATAGGCCGCGATCTCCTGTTCGAAGGCGCGCGTGTTGGGGCCCTTGAGCAAATGCATCTCCGCCAGCATCGCCGACCAGGCCGCGGCAATCTCGGTCGCCAACAGCGCGTGCTCGCGCTTCAGGTCCAGGAGAGGAATGGTTGTGCTCATCCGATTGGCGGTGCGGTCCGCAACATGCTGGCAATGGGTCCGTCATACCGGCGAAAGCCGGTATCCAGCCGGGGGCTTGGGGCGCGATCCTGGATTCCGGCTTTCGCCGGAATGACGAGTGGAGATGTCGCTCGACTTTTGGTGCAACGCGCCCCAGCCTGTGCCGGCTTGGCGTTCTTGGCGACTCGACGGTGAAGTTCTCTTCGCATCAAAGTTCGTTCAGCCATCAGCGCGCTTGCGCACCAAAACGAGGCGTTGCTCGTCGCCCTCTTCGACCGCGGCCGGCAGCGGCACGCGT
Protein-coding sequences here:
- a CDS encoding glycosyltransferase family 2 protein, producing MSAGHLALPALSVVVPVFNEAGNAGLLCREICAVVSAMTSDFEIIFVNDGSRDGTLTELRAELCALNAEKPRLRVLDLDGNFGEAAALSAGFHAARGDRVVTLDGDGQNDPHDIPRLLAALHGEVRVVTGWRQQRQESTLLRVLPSMIANRLIAAVTRLPVHDNGCGLKAYDREVLGDLHLPSGLHRFLPAILGVRAHEVAEVPVNDRRRQHGVSHYGISRTVIVLRDVLALRFILTHPRLFEAAFGVLTFVAAAVATVAVRRAAPGGALIALLLASVALMNWWNLRRFNRAQRIGVYRVRGEYVREAI
- a CDS encoding DegT/DnrJ/EryC1/StrS family aminotransferase, producing MSTTIPLLDLKREHALLATEIAAAWSAMLAEMHLLKGPNTRAFEQEIAAYVGVPHAVGTSSGTEALALGVAALGIGAGDEVIVHANGFIAAVEAIRFTGAQPVVVDVEADGYGPDVEQVARALTPRTRAVMAIHLYGAPLRLQPLLDLARVRGIAVIEDGSHAHGAARDGRRVGSFGAVGCFSAGVVKNLGAYGDAGFVTTADDAIVTRLRLLQTHGQERKNHHVIYGGNYRLDEAQAAVLRVKLRHLDTRNQRRRAIAAFYSERFAPLGVGVPVERPGEVHVYHQYVIRTPQRDALAAHLKRAQIETGIHYPVPLHRQVAWLRAYGEGPALPRAEQLAGEILSLPVFPDLTDAEVERVADAVVAFFRR